A DNA window from Streptococcus parapneumoniae contains the following coding sequences:
- a CDS encoding DUF3270 domain-containing protein: MPVRKLQSYEVDYQEELNQQLPHYQAYTPEAQADSNLKEILFFINIAVFCICIAIFSFIFLSLKLTTVLALPAAIVSSLLVLKVQRSLIKRKLKK, encoded by the coding sequence ATGCCCGTAAGAAAATTACAATCCTATGAGGTAGACTATCAAGAAGAATTAAACCAGCAACTTCCTCATTATCAAGCTTATACACCTGAAGCACAAGCTGATAGCAATCTCAAAGAAATTTTATTTTTTATCAATATCGCTGTTTTTTGTATCTGCATTGCCATCTTTAGTTTTATCTTTTTATCACTAAAATTAACAACTGTGCTCGCCTTACCTGCAGCAATAGTATCCAGCTTACTTGTTTTAAAAGTCCAACGCTCTCTTATCAAACGAAAACTTAAAAAATAA
- the ciaH gene encoding two-component system sensor histidine kinase CiaH: MFSKLKKTWYADDFSYFIRNFGVFTLIFSTMTLIILQVMHSSLYTSVDDKLHGLSENPQAVIQLAVNRATEEIKDLENAATDTSKTEIKPNVSSNTEVILFDKNFTQLLSGNRFLGLDKIKLEKKELGHIYQIQVFNSYGQEETYRMILMETNISSVSTNIKYAAILINTSQLEQASQKHEKLIVIVMASFWIVSLLASLYLARVSVRPLLESMQKQQSFVENASHELRTPLAVLQNRLETLFRKPEATIMDVSESIASSLEEVRNMRFLTTNLLNLARRDDGIKPELAEVPTSFFNTTFTNYEMIASENDRVFRFENRIHRPIVTDQLLLKQLMTILFDNAVKYTEEDGEIDFLISATDRNLYLLVSDNGVGISTKDKKKIFDRFYRVDKARTRQKGGFGLGLSLAKQIVDALKGTITVKDNKPKGTIFEVKIAIHTPSKKKK; this comes from the coding sequence ATGTTCAGTAAACTAAAAAAAACATGGTATGCAGATGACTTTAGTTATTTTATCCGTAACTTTGGTGTATTCACTCTGATTTTCTCTACCATGACTCTGATTATTTTGCAAGTCATGCATTCGAGTCTCTATACTTCGGTGGATGATAAGCTCCACGGACTAAGTGAAAATCCTCAGGCAGTTATTCAGCTTGCTGTAAATAGGGCAACAGAAGAGATTAAAGATTTAGAGAATGCCGCTACAGATACTAGTAAGACTGAGATAAAACCCAATGTCAGTTCCAATACGGAGGTTATTCTTTTTGATAAGAATTTTACACAGCTCCTTTCTGGAAATCGATTTTTGGGATTGGATAAGATTAAGTTAGAGAAAAAAGAACTAGGCCATATCTATCAGATTCAGGTTTTTAATAGCTATGGACAAGAAGAAACCTATCGCATGATCTTGATGGAAACGAATATCAGTTCGGTTTCAACCAATATCAAGTATGCAGCTATCTTGATTAATACCAGTCAGTTGGAGCAGGCCAGTCAAAAGCACGAGAAATTGATTGTGATTGTGATGGCAAGTTTCTGGATTGTATCTTTACTTGCAAGTCTCTATCTAGCTAGGGTCAGTGTTAGGCCCCTGCTTGAGAGCATGCAGAAGCAACAGTCCTTTGTGGAAAATGCCAGTCATGAGTTACGAACTCCACTCGCAGTTTTGCAAAATCGCTTAGAGACCCTTTTTCGTAAGCCAGAAGCTACCATTATGGATGTGAGTGAAAGCATTGCATCGAGTTTGGAAGAGGTCCGAAATATGCGTTTTTTGACGACAAACTTGCTGAACTTAGCTCGTAGAGATGATGGGATTAAGCCGGAACTTGCAGAAGTTCCAACTAGCTTTTTCAATACGACTTTTACAAACTATGAGATGATTGCTTCGGAAAATGATCGTGTCTTCCGTTTTGAAAATCGTATCCATCGTCCGATTGTCACAGATCAGCTTCTTCTGAAACAACTGATGACCATTCTATTTGATAATGCAGTTAAGTATACTGAAGAGGATGGGGAAATCGATTTTCTTATCTCGGCGACTGATCGCAATCTGTATTTACTTGTTTCTGATAATGGAGTCGGTATTTCCACAAAAGATAAGAAGAAAATTTTTGATCGTTTTTATCGAGTGGACAAGGCTAGAACTCGTCAAAAAGGTGGTTTTGGTTTAGGATTATCCCTAGCCAAGCAAATTGTAGATGCCTTAAAAGGAACCATTACTGTTAAAGATAATAAACCCAAGGGAACAATCTTTGAAGTGAAGATTGCCATCCACACACCATCTAAAAAGAAAAAATAA
- the ciaR gene encoding two-component system response regulator CiaR translates to MIKILLVEDDLGLSNSVFDFLDDFADVMQVFDGEEGLYEAESGVYDLILLDLMLPEKNGFQVLKELREKGITTPVLIMTAKESLDDKGHGFELGADDYLTKPFYLEELKMRIQALLKRSGKFNENTLTYGNIVVNLSTNTVKVEDTPVELLGKEFDLLVYFLQNQNVILPKTQIFDRLWGFDSDTTISVVEVYVSKVRKKLKGTTFAENLQTLRSVGYILKDVQ, encoded by the coding sequence ATGATAAAAATCTTATTAGTTGAGGATGACCTAGGCCTGTCAAATTCAGTATTTGACTTTTTAGACGATTTTGCGGATGTCATGCAGGTATTTGATGGGGAAGAAGGTCTTTACGAAGCTGAAAGTGGCGTCTATGATTTGATTTTGCTAGATTTGATGTTGCCAGAAAAAAATGGTTTCCAAGTCTTGAAAGAATTGCGTGAAAAGGGAATTACGACTCCAGTTCTGATCATGACTGCCAAGGAAAGTTTGGATGACAAGGGACATGGATTTGAACTGGGAGCGGATGATTATCTGACTAAACCTTTCTACCTAGAAGAACTCAAAATGAGGATTCAAGCCCTTCTCAAACGTTCAGGCAAGTTTAATGAAAACACCTTGACTTATGGAAATATTGTGGTTAATTTGTCAACCAATACCGTTAAAGTCGAAGATACTCCTGTCGAATTGCTGGGGAAAGAGTTTGATTTATTAGTCTATTTCCTTCAAAATCAAAATGTTATTTTGCCTAAGACTCAGATTTTTGATCGTCTATGGGGATTTGATAGTGATACAACGATTTCGGTTGTCGAAGTCTATGTTTCAAAAGTCCGTAAGAAATTAAAAGGAACCACTTTTGCAGAGAATTTGCAAACCTTGCGCAGTGTTGGGTATATTTTAAAAGATGTTCAGTAA
- a CDS encoding M1 family metallopeptidase yields the protein MQAVEHFIKQFVPEHYDLFLDLSRETKTFSGKVTITGQAQSERISLHQKDLEIASVEVAGQARPFTVDHDNEALHIELAEPGQVEVVIAFSGKITDNMTGIYPSYYTVDGVKKEVLSTQFESHFAREAFPCVDEPEAKATFDLSLRFDQAEGELALSNMPEIEVENRKETGIWKFETTPRMSSYLLAFVAGDLQGVTAKTKNGTLVGVYSTKAHPLSNLDFSLDIAVRSIEFYEDYYGVKYPIPQSLHIALPDFSAGAMENWGLVTYREVYLVVDENSTFASRQQVALVVAHELAHQWFGNLVTMKWWDDLWLNESFANMMEYVCVDAIEPSWNIFEDFQTGGVPHALERDATDGVQSVHVEVKHPDEINTLFDGAIVYAKGSRLMHMLRRWLGDADFAKGLHAYFEKHQYRNTIGRDLWDALGQASGRDVAAFMDSWLEQPGYPVLTVKVENDVLKISQKQFFIGEHEDKNRLWVVPLNSNWKGLPDTLETESIEIPGYAALLAENKTALRLNTENTAHYITDYQGDLLDAVLADLVDLDNTSKLQIVQERRLLAESGHISYADLLPVLDKLAKEESYLVVSAVSEVISALERFIDEGTEAERAFKALVAKLARHNYDRLGFEAKDGESDEDELVRQLAVSMMIRSNDAEASQAASQIFEAHKENLAGLPAAIRSQVLINEMKHHETKDLLALYLDTYTHATDAVFKRQLAAALAYSTDANNIQTLISSWKDKFVVKPQDLSAWYYQFLAHQATQETAWSWARENWAWIKAALGGDMSFDSFVILPAHVFKTQQRLAEYKEFFEPQLSDLALSRNIGMGIKEIAARVDLINREKTAVEVVVLQYGNA from the coding sequence ATGCAAGCTGTTGAACATTTTATTAAGCAATTTGTTCCTGAACACTATGATTTATTTTTAGACTTGAGTCGTGAGACCAAGACGTTTTCTGGGAAGGTGACCATCACTGGTCAAGCACAGAGTGAACGCATCTCCCTCCACCAAAAAGACTTGGAAATCGCTTCTGTAGAAGTTGCAGGTCAAGCTCGTCCATTTACAGTTGACCATGACAATGAAGCCCTTCATATTGAACTTGCGGAACCAGGTCAAGTTGAAGTGGTTATCGCTTTCTCAGGAAAAATTACAGACAACATGACAGGTATTTACCCATCTTACTACACAGTTGATGGAGTCAAGAAGGAAGTCTTGTCTACTCAATTTGAGAGCCATTTTGCGCGCGAAGCCTTCCCATGTGTGGATGAGCCAGAAGCCAAAGCAACTTTTGATCTCTCTCTACGTTTTGACCAAGCGGAAGGTGAATTGGCCTTGTCTAATATGCCAGAAATCGAAGTTGAAAACCGTAAGGAAACAGGTATCTGGAAGTTTGAGACAACACCTCGTATGTCTTCTTACTTGTTAGCCTTTGTTGCGGGTGATTTGCAAGGTGTGACGGCTAAAACTAAAAACGGTACTCTCGTCGGTGTTTATTCAACCAAAGCTCATCCACTATCAAACCTTGATTTCTCACTGGATATCGCTGTTCGCTCTATCGAGTTTTACGAAGATTACTATGGAGTTAAGTACCCAATTCCTCAATCTCTACATATCGCCCTCCCTGACTTCTCAGCTGGTGCTATGGAAAACTGGGGTCTTGTGACCTACCGTGAAGTTTACTTGGTTGTGGATGAGAACTCAACATTTGCTAGCCGTCAACAAGTTGCCCTTGTTGTGGCCCATGAATTGGCTCACCAGTGGTTTGGTAACCTTGTTACTATGAAATGGTGGGATGACCTTTGGCTCAATGAAAGCTTTGCTAACATGATGGAGTACGTCTGTGTGGATGCTATTGAACCAAGCTGGAATATCTTTGAAGATTTCCAAACAGGTGGAGTGCCTCACGCTCTTGAACGCGATGCGACTGATGGTGTTCAGTCTGTCCACGTCGAAGTTAAACATCCAGATGAAATCAATACGCTCTTTGACGGAGCTATCGTCTATGCCAAAGGAAGTCGCCTCATGCACATGCTTCGTCGTTGGCTAGGTGATGCCGATTTTGCCAAAGGTTTGCATGCCTACTTTGAAAAACATCAGTACAGAAATACAATTGGTCGTGACCTTTGGGATGCTCTTGGTCAAGCGTCTGGACGTGATGTCGCAGCCTTCATGGATTCTTGGTTGGAACAACCTGGTTATCCAGTTCTCACTGTCAAAGTTGAAAATGATGTCTTGAAGATTTCACAAAAACAATTCTTTATCGGTGAACACGAAGATAAGAACCGTCTCTGGGTAGTGCCACTCAATAGCAACTGGAAAGGTTTGCCTGATACACTTGAAACTGAAAGCATCGAAATTCCAGGCTACGCAGCTCTTCTTGCTGAAAACAAAACAGCACTTCGTCTCAACACTGAAAATACAGCCCACTACATTACAGACTATCAAGGAGACTTGTTAGATGCTGTTCTTGCTGACCTAGTTGATCTTGATAACACAAGCAAATTGCAAATAGTCCAAGAACGTCGTTTGCTTGCTGAGTCAGGGCACATTTCTTATGCTGACTTGCTCCCAGTTCTTGATAAACTTGCTAAGGAAGAATCTTACCTTGTCGTTTCAGCTGTTTCTGAAGTCATTTCTGCCCTTGAGCGCTTTATCGATGAAGGAACTGAAGCTGAAAGAGCCTTCAAAGCCTTGGTTGCTAAATTGGCTCGTCACAACTATGACCGTCTTGGTTTTGAAGCTAAAGATGGCGAATCAGATGAGGATGAATTGGTTCGTCAATTGGCTGTTTCTATGATGATTCGCTCAAATGATGCAGAAGCTAGCCAAGCCGCTAGCCAAATCTTCGAGGCTCACAAGGAGAATCTTGCCGGACTTCCAGCAGCTATTCGCTCACAAGTTCTGATTAATGAGATGAAACATCATGAGACTAAAGACTTGTTAGCACTTTATCTTGATACTTATACTCACGCAACAGATGCTGTCTTTAAACGCCAGTTGGCAGCAGCTCTCGCCTACAGTACAGATGCGAATAATATCCAAACCTTGATTAGCTCATGGAAGGACAAATTTGTGGTTAAACCACAAGACTTGTCTGCTTGGTATTACCAATTCCTAGCTCATCAAGCAACTCAGGAAACAGCTTGGTCTTGGGCTCGTGAAAACTGGGCTTGGATTAAGGCAGCTCTTGGTGGAGATATGAGCTTTGATAGCTTTGTTATCCTTCCTGCTCACGTATTTAAGACTCAGCAACGCTTGGCAGAGTACAAGGAATTCTTTGAACCGCAACTTTCTGACCTTGCTCTTAGCCGTAACATCGGTATGGGAATCAAGGAAATTGCAGCGCGTGTTGACTTGATTAACCGTGAAAAAACTGCAGTGGAAGTAGTCGTTCTTCAATACGGAAACGCATAA